The following proteins are encoded in a genomic region of Bufo bufo chromosome 11, aBufBuf1.1, whole genome shotgun sequence:
- the DIO3 gene encoding thyroxine 5-deiodinase, producing the protein MLHCPGAQHTCKLLKQVAACCLLLPRFLLTALMLWLLDFQCIRRRVLLRVKEENPERDDPPLCVSDSNRMCTLESLKAVWHGQKLDYFKSAYLGCSAPNTEVVVLEGQRLCRILDFSQRQRPLIVNFGSCTUPPFMARLQAYHRLATQHIDIADFLLVYIEEAHPSDGWVSTDASYQIPKHQSLQDRLRAAQLMLQGAPGCRVVVDAMSNASNAAYGAYFERLYIILDGKVVYQGGRGPEGYKISEVRNWLDQYHKHMLNKGTLVIQI; encoded by the coding sequence ATGCTGCACTGCCCTGGAGCCCAGCACACCTGCAAACTTCTCAAACAGGTGGCTgcctgctgcctgctgctgcctcgctTCCTGCTCACAGCCCTCATGCTGTGGCTTCTGGATTTCCAGTGCATCAGAAGGAGGGTCCTGCTCCGTGTGAAGGAGGAGAACCCTGAGAGAGATGACCCCCCTCTGTGCGTCTCTGACTCCAACCGCATGTGCACTCTGGAGTCCCTCAAGGCTGTGTGGCATGGCCAAAAACTAGACTACTTCAAGTCAGCCTACCTGGGCTGCTCTGCCCCCAACACAGAGGTGGTGGTGCTGGAGGGGCAGAGGCTTTGCAGGATCCTGGACTTCTCCCAGAGGCAGAGACCCCTGATTGTCAATTTTGGCAGTTGCACCTGACCCCCTTTCATGGCTCGCCTGCAGGCTTATCACAGGCTGGCCACCCAGCACATTGACATTGCAGATTTCTTGCTGGTCTACATAGAGGAAGCCCATCCTTCAGACGGCTGGGTGAGCACAGATGCCTCCTACCAGATCCCAAAGCATCAGAGCCTCCAGGACAGGCTGAGGGCTGCCCAGCTGATGCTCCAGGGGGCTCCAGGCTGCAGGGTGGTGGTCGATGCCATGTCCAATGCTTCCAATGCAGCCTACGGTGCCTACTTCGAGAGACTCTACATCATCCTGGATGGCAAGGTGGTCTACCAGGGGGGCAGAGGACCAGAGGGCTACAAGATCTCTGAAGTGAGGAACTGGCTGGACCAATACCACAAGCACATGCTCAACAAGGGCACCCTGGTCATCCAGATTTAA